The Vulpes vulpes isolate BD-2025 chromosome 8, VulVul3, whole genome shotgun sequence genome has a window encoding:
- the SCNN1A gene encoding epithelial sodium channel subunit alpha gives MKGECREEEGLGPKPAAPQQPTEEEEALIEFHRSYRDLFQFFCNNTTIHGAIRLVCSKHNRMKTAFWAVLWLCAFIMMYWQFGQLFGEYFSYPVSLNINLNSDKLVFPAVTICTLNPYRYTQVKEELEELDRITEQTLYDLYKYNSSNTLGAHPRGRRDLRETWPHPLQRLRVPAPPSGARRARSAASSVQDNNPQVNRKDWKIGFQLCNQNKSDCFYQTYSSGVDAVREWYRFHYINILSRLPDTSLSSGEDMLDNFIFACRFNQASCNQANYSHFHHPMYGNCYTFNGKNNSNLWMSSMPGIKNGLSLTLRTEQNDFIPLLSTVTGARVMVHGQDEPAFMDDGGFNLRPGVETSISMRKEALDRLGGNYGDCTKNGSEVPVENLYRSKYTQQVCIRSCFQENMIKQCGCAYIFYPLPKNAEFCDYRKHNSWGYCYYKLQDAFSSDHLGCFTKCRKPCSVTSYQLSAGYSRWPSVTSQDWIFQMLSRQNNYTINNKRNGVAKLNIFFKELKYKTNSESPSVTMVTLLSNLGSQWSLWFGSSVLSVVEMAELIFDLLVITFLMLLRRFRSRYWSPGRGGRGAQEVASNPASSFPSHFCPHSTSLSSSLPGPAISPALTAPPPAYATLGPCPSPSSLAGAHSSAYTLGKP, from the exons ATGAAAGGAGAGTGTcgagaggaggaggggctgggcccCAAACCCGCGGCCCCCCAGCAgcccacagaggaggaggaggccctgatCGAGTTCCACCGCTCCTACCGGGACCTCTTCCAGTTCTTCTGCAACAACACCACCATCCATGGTGCAATCCGCCTGGTGTGCTCCAAGCACAACCGCATGAAGACGGCCTTCTGGGCCGTGCTGTGGCTCTGCGCCTTCATCATGATGTATTGGCAGTTCGGCCAGCTGTTCGGGGAGTACTTCAGCTACCCCGTCAGCCTCAACATCAACCTCAACTCCGACAAGCTTGTCTTCCCTGCTGTCACCATCTGCACCCTCAATCCCTACAG GTACACGCAGGTTaaagaggagctggaggagctggACCGCATCACCGAGCAGACGCTCTACGACCTGTACAAATACAACTCCTCCAATACCCTGGGGGCCCACCCCCGCGGCCGTCGCGACCTCCGGGAGACCTGGCCGCACCCCCTGCAGCGCCTGCGGGTCCCGGCCCCGCCCTCCGGAGCCCGCCGAGCCCGCAGCGCCGCCTCCAGCGTGCAGGACAACAACCCCCAAGTGAACAGGAAGGACTGGAAGATCGGCTTCCAGCTG TGCAACCAGAACAAATCGGACTGCTTTTACCAGACTTATTCGTCAGGGGTGGATGCGGTGAGGGAGTGGTACCGCTTCCACTACATCAACATTCTTTCAAGACTGCCAGACACTTCTCTATCCTCCGGGGAGGACATGCTGGACAACTTCATCTTTGCCTGCCGCTTCAACCAGGCCTCCTGCAATCAAGC GAATTACTCTCACTTTCACCACCCGATGTATGGGAACTGCTACACTTTCAATGGCAAGAACAACTCTAACCTCTGGATGTCTTCTATGCCTGGGATCAAAAATG gcctgtcCCTGACACTGCGCACAGAGCAGAATGACTTCATCCCGCTGCTGTCCACGGTGACTGGGGCCAGGGTAATGGTGCATGGGCAGGATGAACCTGCCTTCATGGACGATGGCGGCTTTAACTTGCGGCCTGGCGTGGAGACCTCCATCAGCATGAGGAAG GAAGCCCTGGACAGACTTGGAGGCAACTATGGTGACTGCACCAAGAATGGCAGCGAAGTCCCTGTGGAGAACCTCTATCGTTCCAAGTACACACAGCAG gtGTGTATCCGCTCCTGCTTCCAGGAGAACATGATCAAACAGTGTGGCTGTGCCTACATCTTCTACCCATTGCCTAAGAATGCGGAGTTCTGTGACTACAGGAAGCATAATTCCTGGG GTTACTGTTACTATAAGCTCCAGGATGCCTTTTCCTCAGACCACCTGGGCTGTTTCACCAAGTGCAGGAAACCATGTAG TGTAACCAGCTACCAGCTCTCTGCCGGTTATTCACGATGGCCCTCAGTGACATCCCAG GACTGGATCTTCCAGATGCTATCCCGACAGAACAATTACACCATCAACAACAAAAG AAACGGAGTCGCCAAACTCAACATCTTCTTCAAGGAGCTGAAATACAAAACCAATTCGGAGTCTCCCTCTGTCACG ATGGTCACCCTCCTGTCCAACCTGGGCAGCCAGTGGAGCCTGTGGTTCGGCTCCTCGGTGCTGTCTGTGGTGGAGATGGCTGAGCTCATCTTTGATCTCTTGGTCATCACATTCCTCATGCTGCTCCGGAGGTTCCGAAGCCGATACTGGTCTCCAGGCCGAGGGGGCAGGGGTGCCCAGGAGGTGGCCTCCAACCcagcttcctccttcccctcccattTCTGCCCCCACTCCACATCCCTGTCCTCATCCCTGCCAGGCCCTGCTATTTCCCCAGCCTTgacagcccctccccctgcctatgcCACTCTGGGCCCCTGCCCATCTCCATCCAGCTTGGCGGGGGCCCACTCCTCTGCCTATACTCTGGGGAAGCCCTGA